A stretch of Alligator mississippiensis isolate rAllMis1 chromosome 14, rAllMis1, whole genome shotgun sequence DNA encodes these proteins:
- the LOC132244746 gene encoding uncharacterized protein LOC132244746, with amino-acid sequence MAVVCILSKLKPALEPALESRLLYTALHKTFLMATGHNSQHIQGMQRISVEYLEATLRCLLATAPSLARLQFIGEHLTLWLQLEDERDRATAMKITTSLLCFAVSLLPQFEDSPKVPLVGDLVALLGLCISDPVEEISRQAKEGLSHLYKILMHQKGQDIQEAQELWPISQHQHHLHRILLYIDLATTGEAFRKILSEDQRRAFAQRALLGIHHITLHVSQAGVVLLYAILGQAGHLTGAEEKEIPVRVLRKLLILKCFHQLPKELQRHSHLESASRIPSSPQQPHPS; translated from the exons ATGGCTGTTGTTTGCATCCTCAG CAAactgaagccagccctggagccagccctggAATCGCGCCTCCTCTACACCGCCCTCCACAAGACCTTCCTGATGGCCACAGGGCACAACAGCCAGCACATCCAG GGCATGCAGCGGATCAGCGTGGAGTACCTGGAGGCCACGCTGAGGTGTCTGCTGGcaactgcccccagcctggccaggctgcagttcatCGGAGAG CACTTGACCTTGTGGCTCCAGCTGGAAGATGagagggacagagccacggcCATGAAGATCACCACCAGCCTGCTCTGCTTTGCagtctccctcctcccacagttTGAG GACTCGCCCAAGGTGCCCCtggtgggtgacctggtggccctgctgggTCTGTGCATCAGCGACCCAGTGGAGGAGATCAGCCGCCAGGCCAAGGAGGGCCTCTCCCACCTCTACAAGATCTTGATGCATCAGAAGG GGCAAGACATCCAAGAGGCACAGGAGCTGTGGCCCatcagccagcaccagcaccacctacACCGAATCCTCCTCTACATCGATCTGGCCACAACGGGAGAG GCCTTCAGGAAGATCCTCTCCGAAGACCAGAGGAGAGCGTTTGCACAGAGGGCACTGCTGGGGATCCACCACATCACACTGCACGTGAGCCAGGCCGGGGTGGTTCTGCTCTACGCCATCCTGGGACAAGCTGGCCACCTGACgggggcagag GAGAAGGAAATTCCCGTCAGGGTACTGAGGAAGCTCCTGATCCTGAAATGCTTCCATCAGCTgcccaaagagctgcagaggcacagtCATCTGGAGAGTGCCTCAAGGATCCCCTCCTCTCCGCAGCAGCCCCATCCATCCTGA